Proteins from one Mycobacterium sp. EPa45 genomic window:
- a CDS encoding TetR/AcrR family transcriptional regulator, whose protein sequence is MPDNAGRPLPATTRGRRMRALIVDAAATLMYQRGVGATSLDDVLAAAGSGKSQLYHYFVDKADLVRAVVERQSQIVLAQQPLINSADSWTGLEAWVEEILRAHSAPGGPFSCPLGTMAAELKNDDAFRPSLDAAFRRWEAPLARGLQSMQDRGELVDTADPARLATGVIAALQGGMLLARVHGDIAPLRDTLRAAVAHLRKWQPEDSGHRSL, encoded by the coding sequence GTGCCCGACAATGCCGGACGGCCACTGCCGGCTACCACCCGGGGACGCCGGATGCGGGCGCTCATCGTCGACGCCGCTGCCACGCTGATGTACCAAAGAGGGGTAGGCGCCACCAGCCTGGACGATGTCCTGGCCGCTGCCGGCTCCGGCAAGTCTCAGCTCTACCACTACTTCGTCGATAAGGCCGACCTAGTTCGTGCCGTCGTCGAACGGCAATCCCAGATCGTGCTCGCCCAGCAGCCCCTGATCAACAGCGCGGACTCGTGGACTGGACTGGAGGCGTGGGTCGAGGAGATCCTGCGCGCCCACTCCGCACCCGGCGGTCCGTTCTCGTGCCCATTGGGAACGATGGCGGCCGAGCTGAAGAACGACGACGCGTTTCGACCGAGCCTGGATGCTGCGTTCCGTCGGTGGGAGGCCCCCTTGGCGCGCGGGTTGCAATCCATGCAGGATCGGGGCGAACTAGTCGACACGGCCGATCCGGCCCGTCTGGCCACCGGCGTCATCGCCGCGCTGCAAGGCGGGATGCTGCTGGCCAGGGTCCACGGTGATATCGCGCCCCTGCGCGATACCCTGCGCGCAGCCGTGGCACACCTACGGAAATGGCAGCCAGAAGACTCTGGTCATCGATCGCTGTAG